The following nucleotide sequence is from Acyrthosiphon pisum isolate AL4f chromosome A2, pea_aphid_22Mar2018_4r6ur, whole genome shotgun sequence.
cgTGAACCAATTGCAAGCAGAAATAAACGAATAagtggttaatattattaatagcgtGGAAGCCACCCTTTAAATAGCTGGTTTGATCTATATTGTCCAAACGGGTGGCACACGATTCCGCACAATATACCTTGTTACCTACCCGATTCCGCACATTTTCGTAAtacaaaagattttttttatttaatccaaATTTAACACGATTCCGCATAAAAATTGTTGTGACGTTGTCAGTTAtgaggaaaaataattataataataataaataaaacaattaataattaaaaatatatatactccATTgttgaagtaaaaataaaataatacattataatcaaattagttaaaataaataattaaaataaatagttcattcataaaatattaattttccctTGATATCGAAGACCAACTTGTGATACaaattgaatgataattataataacaatatttaaaacacaaaaatgcGATAACAATATATGCGTACGAACGGGTATCGAACAGATAACTGATGAGTCCAGATAAAACATGTATGTAATACACTGTAGACTTTTCAGATAAGCTAGTATTTGaggaaaaatcaaaataatgttataatcttaaatgacttatatgtaatattaatatcaaccatttttatgtttaaaatataatacaattggcAGCGTCGCAAATTAGTTTTGTGCGGAATCGTGTGATGTGGAATCGTGAATCGCCGGTCCAAACCTTCCTGAATAGTTAAAATTGGTCgagtattttttgtttctataatCCTAGGCCATACAGTTTGccttttatttataatggatTAATACCTGTGACTACTACTGTAATACTTTTATGACCCATTTGAAAtcccaaataaataataatatttgtggaaAATTTTGtgcatttttgttaaatatgtattagaccatacatattattataatcgataaTTTCCGTTTTGCTTCAGTTGAAATATTCTCTATATTGTATTTTGCCAAAATGTTTATGGTATACAAATGATAAACCTCAACCGTACACTTTACTTATTGCTCTAATACAAGCGGAATAATAGCTGTTACTTAATTTGACATaatatccatatattataatataacgagaATGACTGATTCATAACAACGCAGAGCTGAACCAATTAAAGCTATCGATTTGAAATTTTGAGGGTAGATTAAgggtataaattagtatttattttttattggttaatgcagcaagttacacccaaaaggagtcgAACAATCATAATTTGCCATTTTTTACGGTCAACAATAAGTTCACGGGatcagctaatataatatatagaatagctttattaatttaaatgtcaaaatatagtacaataagTATAGACAATTATAtccaatcaaaatattttttttactatctgtaaccaatggccaccgcatacaaaacaatattcgACTTTCGTGAGCACTGAGCCGAAACAAAATGCATGTGTTTTATTGGGAAGACAGATTGACACCGAAAACGCTGTCGACGCCTGGCGTATTGATGGTTAGGTGGATTCCCCCTACGTGGAGTCGGGATACTATTATCAGCTTGTATgtatttttctgaaatttcGTATACGTTTTGCTTTGAGTAAagtgtatttgaatgtatttgataatattagtagaaattgCACCTACCAACGTATACAGTTAGCTATAGGTACCAGCGAATAAAGTTTCGAtagcaaaattaattaaaagtaaaataaccaatatagaACTATATTACGAGTATCTTGAATCGGAAGGTACGAATCGTTTTCACCAGAGCACGCtttgttaatatatttcacCAATAGTGTTATATTGGTTGAAAACCCAGTTACCCCGAGttttatctattatatcttttatatctattgatataacttttattcaaaatagtacagtatagacgtatagtaagTTGTATATAAAACggacaaacattcatttttaaatataggtactatagaatattatgtagtgTAGTAAGATTGGatgtaaaatactttattagCGTCTAACATTGTGCAAAATCCAAACTATCTCAAGGTACGGACTTGAATCATATGAGTACTACGCACTAATGTTCTGATGGTGTGATTCTATATAGTcgtttaaaagattttttaaaaaccaccGTACATTGACGTCAGAAATTGCATTATTGCCCTGGCCTCCCTGGCCTTGTGCGTCATTTCATTCCAtaacacacatatacatataggtactggacatttcttttaaattaaaattctcaatGTCACGAAAATTACTAtcgttattgtaattattttttataatatgttttaagtcGTTACaagttctatattattttttactatatctttatcgttttttacttttttgaataacgaTAGAAATAAGTTTCATAAAACTAAGTAGAATAGTTTTCTGAGAATTTATATATTCAGGATATGTTTCCAAGTGTgcttctttttataatttattagtttatcaaagttctttttttttcaaattaaattttagtgtaggtacagtatatttactatttagtatttactacaggacaattattattattattatcattattttttattttttacaaaatgattACTAACTAGATAATTATAggtaacagtaaaaatataatgtacctattttcaaaacattggttttatattaatttcaaattgtatgcaaaaaaaaaaatgttttcataaaaatcatttttgtgtTGACTGGAGTTCAAAAAAAGGTCCTGTTTATGTTATATACTGTACAATATGGTTcacctactgtataatattatcattgaactcaagctacttaataaataattataaaatcgaataaaatgttaaaacattattattatacaattaacggGCACGCCTTAGGTGGGTACCTACACATCATCCTAGAAAGGCATCATGCCCACTCCATTAAGTGTGATTagtgtgaatattttttttcgcacTCGGATCTCTGCAGTTATTATGTGCTCGTCATCAACAATGTTGCGTAGCaggtgagtatataatattatatagaaaagaATTAGATGCAAATATTCAAGTACCCATTGATCACGCGCGAAGTGAtcgaatttattgatttatgttaaatattttctattttcacACGAATAAATGACACGTAAGACACCGTctaaactatcatattataacaatatatacgtatacacaaTACTGCACAACttgtcaacaatattatatttacgtattttgtattatataataataatatcatatatattataggtaggtacttattaaagtataataaattatatattgttgtattatatattatattgaaaaattagaagaaaaaaaagatcTAAGAATAAGACGTGGTGGTGAGCTTTCCAACGACGATGAAGTCTAGTACTTGGGAGGTCCTAGTGTTCGCTGCATAGGGGGCAACTGAAAGTACCGGCCTTGCTGGTTGTTCGGCACGTACCACATCTGTTGCGGCTCAATGCTGAACTGGCGAACCGTTCCAGGACGTTGCTGCTGGTTGAAAGTCAGTTGTTGCTGGTTGAAAGGTGGTTGCTGCTGGTTGAAAGGTGGTTGCTGTACCGGTCTTGCGTTGAACTGAGGTTGTAGCTGTAGCTGtagctgctgctgttgctgttgctgttgatACCCGCCGGGTACCAGCCTTTGCAACACTGGCACGACCTTTGGCTGAGTCTGGATGGCCTGGGGTACCGCCTGTAGGACGGGCACGACGGACGGCGCTGCCGATCTGGGTGGTTCAAACCTCTGTATGACggactgctgctgctgttgctgcggTGTAGGTCGCGGCTGCGGTCCCGGAGTCGGGTATGCTGATTGCAGTTCCGGAACGGGTTGGCCGCGGAACTGTTGGTAATAGTCTTGGGGATTACCGGCTGACGGACCCTGAGATTGGTCGGCCGTCGCGACCGATGCGCGGACGATCATTTCCAACGGTTTTTCGGTTGGCCCACGGCCCACAAACAACACGTTCTGCGATTGTTCCGCCACGTCATTGGCCGCTTGACCTGCGCTGACCTGTTCTGCCGCCGACGGCACTTGGGGCTGTTCCGGTAACTGCACTTGGGGCTGCTCCGATGATCGCACTTTGGGCTGCTCCGATGACTGCACTTGAGGCTGCTCCGATGACCGCAATTGTGGCAGCTCCGAAACCGTTTGAAGCTGCTGCTCCGACCGCGCTTGTCCGCCATCGTCTGACGAATCGGAGTTGGCCAACTTGAACTGCGGTCGGGCGAAGGCGGTTGTCTGGGGGACGTTCTTGTACGCCAAACTTTTGGGCAAGTTGGACGCCGCAGGCGGACCAACGGGGAGATGTGCGCCGTATGCTCGGAACCCGTCTACTCCCGCGGTGTAGGTCACCTCTATTGGTACGCCTTCCGGAGAGATGTACTTGTACGATCCGACCACCGAGTTCGCTTCGTTTTCCGTTCCCTTGTTCAACATAACGCCACGTTCTTCCGCGAAAATGCCATTTCCGGTTTCATATCTgcagcatataaaatatacatcatataatatatgtaggtatgcatataggtatatatataggtataaaccaACAGGAATTAAATTAACTGGATTAAACACTGCACAAATAATATTCAGCTACTGCAAACTTACCGCGAAATTTACGtgagaataaaataatgcatgtGATAATATAGATGTTCGCAGATACCCTACAGATAAAAGTGGATACTTAGCTTAGACGGATATATAGGATATCTCCTGAACCCTGATTCCTGCTACTATATAAtgtgaattaaatataactgcAGTACCAGTacctaaataggtacataataaaatctCGTTTCTAATAATATGTCTCATTACTTTTCTTGaccattatattttactgtatacaACGAAGTTTATAGACCACGTCAGAGAAAGTGGCAGGGTAGTaagtaactacataatattttatcatattataagatCCAATCTATatcttttaaatgtatatactttagttactataatattaatttaactgaacgtaaaatattatttagatttggtacttaataataattatattataagtacctacatagataCGGTTGCATTGTGgtctaaaatataagttaagctggacaaaattaaaaataaaacaaatgacactcaaaaatataaattctgtaTGTTGATATGtaagttacattatattatttgtctaGATATTTTGAgggcaacaataataataataaaacagtacaaacatataataatgaaacagGTATTATTCTACTTCTTGTCTGTATATCAGGTTGGgacaaaaatatgttatatttggaaTCGGtagattataacttatagacGATCAATTTATcatcagtttattatttattagacaaCTTTTTTTCATTGCCTATTTTTGATGCGCTAAccttaatatgttttaaaattatatgcaatGGTGGACAGGTAATGGGTATGATTCACATCAATCAAATAAGCAAAATGACTTTTCAAACAAGTTCCTCAGTCTATTTgctcttatatatttatattttatatatatatattctatgtaCAGTATACTTAACTTATAAGCGATATTAAGTCTAAATCCTATCCTTTATTAGACATTTCCATATTAtcagttaaaataatagtaaaatagcCCTATTATgtggaaaataattaatattattgcttgaaaaatattaatcaattcaaaattgacatttttaactTGTGACAAATTTTTTTGCAACATTGTAACAAATGTATACCAAaactgtgttaaaaatatattctgtggCAATTTTTGTATAGTAACTAACGGATTTTTAAggttattaaattgttgttattatgttttacaattattataaagttattctTTTTcctgatatcataatattatgaaaattatattatacttaattcataaataactaATGTTAGCTAATTTTATTCATCCTAAATCGTAATCATAAAATCCCACGATAGAAACTAATTCCTCATTCATATCTAACTATGCGATTCCTCAATACTCATGTTTTCATGTTTATTTCATCTAACCAACCGTAACCTCTAAATTGTACAACACGTTATTACGTCCAGCTTCCCACGCCATCGTCATTTTCtagtgataaaaaattattttaaaaatgtcaagatCTATGTACATACTTACATTGAAtaactatttgaatatttttttataagatattaaaatagcttattgtttgtatataggtatttgtaatatattaataaacaatgttaactgttaaataatactatattaatatgcttaatGACTAATATGCATATTTCTCTTTGttcacatatttataatattttaaattgtaaataataaatatttaagtttggtcaaaataatatttacgcaTTGaagaaaagtaaaaattgtgttaatcaattttagtaacatttaaaggatacatacatttttttattgtcactATAACACTATATGTAAATCATATCCATTATCCATATAAATACtcgtttttttataatgtgcAACATAAACAGTTAACGAAATGGGCGGAATCAAACTGGTACAGGGCCAAGAAAAATCGCatctttttagtttattaactatgtggtgcttaaataaaatcatataattaattttaaaatctcacTTGAAGTTATAATCACCGTCCAATGAATTTTCTCTAGCGTACAGGTATATTGGCACAAAATCTGGCTTTAACTCATTAGCTACTTGCTCTTGGGAGTTTTTTGCAGGTGAAGAATTCAATGTTTgtggtttttgttttaatggATCAGCTGCCACTGACAAACACGTCACGATCAAACCCATCAAGGTATATTTCTGAAAGTAAATTAAGCTCTAAAATGAATGTTATATGTACCAATGCAcataatgtacaatatgtatagtACGACTATGAACCaactactattatttattagttacacCCCCATATGACTATGTTTTAAACGTTAATACATTAACGGATGTTCGATGATTATCTCGTTAAAAGTGGTATGATTATTATGATGAACGTTGAAACTtagaattaattataagttgtaAATAAATTCAGTAAAACGTATATAAGTGTTGATTAGgatatgcatataaattataatatttatacataaatataattaaaaaaattactcacaaataaaaataatgattcaaCACTATAATGCATTTTACTTAACACGTCTTCATCAATATAATAAcgtatgtaataaaaatcaagaatattttaatattaaacaacgaaaACCTTAACTTAAAAGAATAAAACGATAGTTTTAATCAttgtttagaatataatattctaataattattagtaaattttaaGTAAAGAGTAGTAAAATGTCCAAACGAAaatcaaaaacacattttactcgtaaagataatataaattaataatataagataaaattattaacgttaaaaaatattactcacCAGAAGCTCCATagtttttgtgttatattttagaacCATTTTGGAACTGCGAGAGAgagattattgtttttactttctTCTCGTCGAGcctatttatatgtatgtaaacTCACGGCCAAGGTC
It contains:
- the cprr1-5 gene encoding RR1 cuticle protein 5: MVLKYNTKTMELLKYTLMGLIVTCLSVAADPLKQKPQTLNSSPAKNSQEQVANELKPDFVPIYLYARENSLDGDYNFKYETGNGIFAEERGVMLNKGTENEANSVVGSYKYISPEGVPIEVTYTAGVDGFRAYGAHLPVGPPAASNLPKSLAYKNVPQTTAFARPQFKLANSDSSDDGGQARSEQQLQTVSELPQLRSSEQPQVQSSEQPKVRSSEQPQVQLPEQPQVPSAAEQVSAGQAANDVAEQSQNVLFVGRGPTEKPLEMIVRASVATADQSQGPSAGNPQDYYQQFRGQPVPELQSAYPTPGPQPRPTPQQQQQQSVIQRFEPPRSAAPSVVPVLQAVPQAIQTQPKVVPVLQRLVPGGYQQQQQQQQLQLQLQPQFNARPVQQPPFNQQQPPFNQQQLTFNQQQRPGTVRQFSIEPQQMWYVPNNQQGRYFQLPPMQRTLGPPKY